In one Diabrotica virgifera virgifera chromosome 5, PGI_DIABVI_V3a genomic region, the following are encoded:
- the LOC114326132 gene encoding ras association domain-containing protein 8: protein MELKVWVEGIQRIVCGVTETTTCQDVVFALAHATGKSGRFTLIERWRSNERQLSPNENPMKIIMKWGEYSNDVQFILQRSENTKPLQQPKVKSSGSASSTPTHCSNVHDLSDQHKDINKTFSGSYLPNFDNVGIVKGIPQMKSVSLEVRESRTNSPQSSPKKSSYSTGSDISDHSSQRVAPPYKDPPAPPPYRDPPPPTSSIYRDKLKKGLAQEPLKKDKDENRNKIQDNMLYNTQYRELVALINYQREKLSTQQADLNKYDAEIVFLEGKEKEKQRQLDFIAQELIAISNISKNNQDQIQALSYVEEENEIVKQQEKTLQSEITLLRSKLANCETELLQCKNKIRLLMDEVQIEQRAQSRRADSLKQLERNILMEVERLQKDIELAKQSTDLHHLTAETLKREVASLETAILEKKRQVEHLVSEMKEANLESLSIVPPEDIRQILEGPTKSGSTRKMIGSPRQLENAVPTNKNPHGVWV, encoded by the exons ATGGAATTGAAAGTCTGGGTGGAAGGAATTCAGCGCATAGTGTGTGGAGTTACAGAGACAACAACTTGCCAA gaTGTTGTCTTTGCCCTTGCTCATGCTACAGGCAAATCTGGAAGATTTACATTAATCGAGAGGTGGAGAAGTAACGAAAGGCAGCTTTCCCCCAATGAAAATCCTATGAAGATTATTATGAAATGGGGGGAGTACTCCAATGATGTTCAATTTATACTTCAACGTAGTGAGAATACCAAGCCGTTACAGCAACCAAAGGTGAAAAGTTCTGGTAGTGCTAGTAGTACCCCAACACACTGCTCAAATGTACATGATCTCTCTGACCAACATAAAGATATCAATAAAACATTTAG TGGAAGTTATTTGCCCAACTTTGACAATGTTGGCATCGTTAAAGGAATACCACAAATGAAATCTGTCTCATTGGAAGTGAGAGAATCTCGTACCAATTCTCCTCAAAGTTCTCCAAAGAAAAGCAGCTACTCAACTGGTTCTGACATATCAGATCATTCTAGTCAAAGGGTGGCGCCACCATATAAAGACCCACCTGCCCCACCTCCATACAGAGATCCACCACCACCTACGTCTTCAATTTACcgtgataaattaaaaaaaggattGGCACAA GAGCCCCTCAAGAAGGATAAAGATGAAAATAGGAATAAAATTCAAGATAACATGTTATACAACACACAGTATCGAGAACTGGTAGCTCTGATAAACTACCAACGTGAAAAATTATCAACCCAACAGGCTGATCTAAATAAG TATGACGCCGAAATTGTCTTTCTAGAAGGAAAGGAGAAGGAGAAACAAAGACAATTAGATTTTATAGCTCAAGAATTAATAGCAATATCGAATATAAGCAAAAACAATCAAGATCAA aTACAAGCATTAAGTTACGTAGAAGAAGAGAATGAAATAGTTAAACAACAAGAGAAAACATTGCAATCTGAAATTACTTTACTAAGATCGAAATTGGCAAATTGTGAAACTGAATTGTTGCAgtgcaaaaataaaataag GTTACTAATGGATGAAGTACAAATCGAACAAAGAGCTCAGAGTAGAAGAGCAGATTCTCTTAAGCAGCTAGAAAGGAATATACTTATGGAAGTCGAAAGACTCCAAAAAGACATAGAGTTGGCAAAGCAAAGTACGGATTTACATCATTTGACTGCAGAAACGTTAAAGAGAGAG GTTGCTTCACTGGAGACTGCCATTTTAGAAAAGAAAAGACAAGTGGAGCACTTGGTATCGGAAATGAAAGAGGCAAACTTGGAAAGTCTAAGCATAGTGCCCCCGGAAGACATCAGGCAAATTCTGGAAGGCCCCACGAAATCTGGTAGTACTAGAAAAATGATTGGTTCTCCCAGACAGCTGGAGAACGCCGTACCTACCAATAAAAACCCTCACGGTGTTTGGGTCTAG